From a region of the Castanea sativa cultivar Marrone di Chiusa Pesio chromosome 10, ASM4071231v1 genome:
- the LOC142614021 gene encoding uncharacterized protein LOC142614021 isoform X1: MRGDREAGAVNVLVSVTLICTFVYVYSDIDVLKEILHKILCWCAVALASVLLKDVLQSRMDVFRDLSRELCHRFNSGIKGLLVPPKRKRDLVKRINDGVYQVNVENIGHVIYNVAPRGDALSRESYNLAVACSNEFVLKNICCFNQNCNQVCYVMEHYEHNFKQWLQENALSDQQGKNLNPDFLQILRDVLRGIAYLHHAKKRCHGNLSETNIVIVNGRAKVTGMVNDISKTSLDDYSDHLHLATIIRRSFGTKQHAIPTELELFVTYISTEKPSRLLNIENHPIFLSPLQRLSYRVISHTILYFGKSKKSFVLALNNKLGKCKWKHNVKTFHMVLNRYKTLRNLSSKQRKIFQYKQSAVSYMRFCRNVVVHLKDNNFNRDPGSKKLTAKEVEEELNGYWPQFMPILHEILLDHDHLMIVHGFSSEIIRLFLTNGYER, encoded by the exons ATGCGGGGAGACAGGGAGGCAGGGGCAGTAAATGTTCTAGTGTCTGTGACACTGATCTGCACTTTCGTTTATGTTTACTCTGATATTGAT GTTCTAAAGGAGATACTCCATAAGATTCTATGTTGGTGTGCGGTTGCTCTTGCAAGTGTGCTTCTGAAGGATGTTCTCCAGTCACGGATGGATGTTTTTCGTGATTTAAGCCGTGAATTATGTCATAGATTT AATTCTGGCATCAAGGGATTATTGGTTCCTCCAAAGCGGAAACGTGATTTGgtaaaaagaatcaatgatgGGGTGTATCAAGTCAATGTAGAGAACATAGGCcatgtcatatataatgtcgCACCCAGAGGTGATGCACTAAGTAGAGAATCGTACAATTTGGCAGTTGCATGCTCTAATGAGTTTGTGTTGaagaatatttgttgcttcaatCAGAACTGTAACCAAGTTTGCTATGTAATGGAGCACTATGAACACAATTTCAAACAATGGTTACAAGAGAATGCACTCTCTGATCAACAAGGCAAAAATCTGAATCCAgattttcttcaaattcttag GGATGTTTTAAGGGGCATTGCTTATCTTCATCATGCAAAAAAGAGATGTCATGGCAATTTAAGTGAGACAAATATTGTGATCGTGAATGGTCGGGCGAAGGTTACGGGAATGGTAAATGATATTTCTAAGACTAGTCTAGATGATTATTCAGATCATTTGCACTTGGCCACCATTATTAGAAGATCCTTTGGAACCAAACAACATGCCATTCCAACAGAACTTGAGTTGTTTGTTACCTACATATCAACAGAAAAGCCCAGCCG TTTGCTCAATATCGAAAATCATCCAATTTTTCTATCCCCTTTACAAAGATTGAGCTACAGGGTGATTTCTCATACGATCTTGTATTTTGGGAAGTCCAAAAAGTCCTTTGTGTTGGCACTAAATAACAAGCTTGGTAAATGTAAATGGAAGCACAATGTCAAGACATTTCATATGGTGCTTAATCGTTATAAGACCCTGCGAAATTTGTCCAgcaaacaaaggaaaatttttCAATATAAGCAGTCTGCCGTATCTTATATGAGGTTTTGCAGAAATGTTGTGGTGCACCTTAAGGACAATAATTTTAATCGAGAT CCAGGGAGTAAGAAATTGACTGCAAAAGAAGTCGAGGAAGAGCTTAATGGATACTGGCCTCAGTTCATGCCCATTTTACATGAAATCCTTCTTGACCATGACCATCTTATGATTGTTCACG GGTTCTCAAGTGAAATCATTAGGCTGTTTCTCACAAATGGATATGAGAG ATAG
- the LOC142614021 gene encoding uncharacterized protein LOC142614021 isoform X2 produces MRGDREAGAVNVLVSVTLICTFVYVYSDIDVLKEILHKILCWCAVALASVLLKDVLQSRMDVFRDLSRELCHRFNSGIKGLLVPPKRKRDLVKRINDGVYQVNVENIGHVIYNVAPRGDALSRESYNLAVACSNEFVLKNICCFNQNCNQVCYVMEHYEHNFKQWLQENALSDQQGKNLNPDFLQILRDVLRGIAYLHHAKKRCHGNLSETNIVIVNGRAKVTGMVNDISKTSLDDYSDHLHLATIIRRSFGTKQHAIPTELELFVTYISTEKPSRLLNIENHPIFLSPLQRLSYRVISHTILYFGKSKKSFVLALNNKLGKCKWKHNVKTFHMVLNRYKTLRNLSSKQRKIFQYKQSAVSYMRFCRNVVVHLKDNNFNRDPGSKKLTAKEVEEELNGYWPQFMPILHEILLDHDHLMIVHDAVLK; encoded by the exons ATGCGGGGAGACAGGGAGGCAGGGGCAGTAAATGTTCTAGTGTCTGTGACACTGATCTGCACTTTCGTTTATGTTTACTCTGATATTGAT GTTCTAAAGGAGATACTCCATAAGATTCTATGTTGGTGTGCGGTTGCTCTTGCAAGTGTGCTTCTGAAGGATGTTCTCCAGTCACGGATGGATGTTTTTCGTGATTTAAGCCGTGAATTATGTCATAGATTT AATTCTGGCATCAAGGGATTATTGGTTCCTCCAAAGCGGAAACGTGATTTGgtaaaaagaatcaatgatgGGGTGTATCAAGTCAATGTAGAGAACATAGGCcatgtcatatataatgtcgCACCCAGAGGTGATGCACTAAGTAGAGAATCGTACAATTTGGCAGTTGCATGCTCTAATGAGTTTGTGTTGaagaatatttgttgcttcaatCAGAACTGTAACCAAGTTTGCTATGTAATGGAGCACTATGAACACAATTTCAAACAATGGTTACAAGAGAATGCACTCTCTGATCAACAAGGCAAAAATCTGAATCCAgattttcttcaaattcttag GGATGTTTTAAGGGGCATTGCTTATCTTCATCATGCAAAAAAGAGATGTCATGGCAATTTAAGTGAGACAAATATTGTGATCGTGAATGGTCGGGCGAAGGTTACGGGAATGGTAAATGATATTTCTAAGACTAGTCTAGATGATTATTCAGATCATTTGCACTTGGCCACCATTATTAGAAGATCCTTTGGAACCAAACAACATGCCATTCCAACAGAACTTGAGTTGTTTGTTACCTACATATCAACAGAAAAGCCCAGCCG TTTGCTCAATATCGAAAATCATCCAATTTTTCTATCCCCTTTACAAAGATTGAGCTACAGGGTGATTTCTCATACGATCTTGTATTTTGGGAAGTCCAAAAAGTCCTTTGTGTTGGCACTAAATAACAAGCTTGGTAAATGTAAATGGAAGCACAATGTCAAGACATTTCATATGGTGCTTAATCGTTATAAGACCCTGCGAAATTTGTCCAgcaaacaaaggaaaatttttCAATATAAGCAGTCTGCCGTATCTTATATGAGGTTTTGCAGAAATGTTGTGGTGCACCTTAAGGACAATAATTTTAATCGAGAT CCAGGGAGTAAGAAATTGACTGCAAAAGAAGTCGAGGAAGAGCTTAATGGATACTGGCCTCAGTTCATGCCCATTTTACATGAAATCCTTCTTGACCATGACCATCTTATGATTGTTCACGATGC GGTTCTCAAGTGA